The genomic DNA CACCTACGACCGGGTCATGTCCACCAAAGTCGTCAAAGCCGGCATGTCCAACCAGGGCATCCCCGGCGGTTTCATCAACGACAAGAACGAATGGGTCGGCTTCGACGTCGACATGGCCACCGAGATCGCCAAACGCCTCGGCTGCACCCTGGAAAAGGTCGTGGTCAACAACAACACCCGCGTCTCCTTTGTCCAGACCGATCCGCCCAAGGTCGACATGGTCCTGGCTAACATGACCCACAAGCGCGAGCGCGACCAGAAGATCGATTTCTCCATCACCTACTTCTTTGACGGCCAGAAGTTCCTGGCCAAGAAGGGTGCGGTCAAGGACGTCAAGGATCTGGCCGGGATGAAGGTCGGCTCCATGCAGGGCACCACCTCCATCGTCAACGCCACCGAATACCTGAAGAAGCTCGGCAACC from Pseudodesulfovibrio aespoeensis Aspo-2 includes the following:
- a CDS encoding ABC transporter substrate-binding protein, which translates into the protein MRVLKISVLAALLVMAATVAFAGPTYDRVMSTKVVKAGMSNQGIPGGFINDKNEWVGFDVDMATEIAKRLGCTLEKVVVNNNTRVSFVQTDPPKVDMVLANMTHKRERDQKIDFSITYFFDGQKFLAKKGAVKDVKDLAGMKVGSMQGTTSIVNATEYLKKLGNPDPKVIGYDGEIAMFEALRSGRVQAISTDSTILLGYAAKVPGQFELVGDFISDEPYGIGLPQDDSAWRDIINFTIQDMWKDGTYMTIYNKWFGPDTDYPFPMTEKIELWP